TAAAAGTCAACATAAATTATCGAGGTGAAACTCTAATTCTGATAGGAGAATAACACTGAAAACACTTTTGATCTACGTCTAAGTTTTGTCCATAATATGAACTCTGCAAGATAGAGAACATTTATGTGAGTAAATATGCTATTGCTACCTGGATTATCAGCCACAAAACGAATGGCCACCCATCCTCCTGGTGGTGTTCCAATGGTGTTCCTCACAGGTGGGTCTACAAGGTTAAACCTTGCAGGATCTGTTGCTGGGTTGAAGTTGCCAAAGCCGGAACCAACTACAAAGAAGTGGAATCCATGAATATGCATAGGGTGATCCTCAGTAGTCACTATGCTTGTGTCCTGCAGAACAATTTGAACATTGGaaccatacttcaacttgaagAGCTTAGTTCCTCTGGCAGGAGTCCACAGTCCCCGGGGTACATTGCCGGTGTAATTGAATTGTAAAGGAGGAACTGGAGGAAAATCTGTGGTGAAGACACCAGGGATACCGTTATAGTAGGCTTGCATTAAGGAGGTGGTTGTTGGGAGCACAAAGGAATGATTGTTTATGCTGGCCGCGAATCGGGTTCCATTTGGTCCTTGGCACCTTGGACTATTAGGATTTGTGCAGTTGATTAGCCCCAACCCAACAATGAAGTATAGGTTCACATCAACTTTTGTGAAGACATTGATTTTGGAAAGGCCTCTGATCCCAGTTGTGTATGCTGTTGCAGTGGCAGTATCATTGAAAGCCGGCAATACTGGCAGTATTGGTCTAGGAAGTTGTCCATTTTTTTTGCTGCAGCTGGCTGATTTGTATTCTAGGATTGCAGTGGTGGTAGTGTTGTCAAATGCAGCATTCATCGCAGTTTGATATGCGCGTGCTGCCATGTAGTATCGCCCGGGGGTTTGATCAGCAGTGACCAGGACATTGATTGTCTGACCAGGACCAATCATGAGGACATTGGTGGTGAAAGGCTTGGTGTAAGCAGCATCTGTAGCAACAACAGTCATCCTGTGGTTGGCAATTGCGAAGAAGAGTTCTTGGTTGAGTGCACTGTTGATGATTCTCAAGAGAATTGTCTCGCCAGCATCTACCGGAACTCGCACAGTTTCTGAATTGTATGTTTATGGTATCATTTTAGCCATGTGTATATCATAAGAGAATGCAAAATCTGCATGGAAGTTATGGCTCTAGAAAGAGTAGAATGATTCCAAACCTTGACTTGAACATCTATAGAGATCTCCAGGTTGACCATTAATTGTGTATGCAACAGATACATTTGGAGGTGCTCCTGTGAATTGTGTCTGCCTTAAGAGAACCATTGGATCCCTATCAAACCATTCCGCTGTGCATCATCATAATACAATTGTTATGGAATTATCATTGCTTTTGGAAAAATGAAGAGTTCAGCATTTTTTGAAGTGTCCACTATTGAGTAAAAGTTACTGCTAAGGAAATTATAGTACTTAATCGAGCAGAATAAGTGATGGCTTTAGCGATGTACCTAGAAGGAGGGGATATTCTCTCTTAGGCATAGAGAAAGGATAAGGAGAACCCAATTTTGGATAAATGATGAGAGCTCCATACACAGTGGCTCTTAGGAAGCCAGTGTGAGCATGCCACCATAGTGTCCCCTCTTGGTTTTGGATTGTAAAGCGGTATGTGTAACTTCCCCCTGGTTGAATGGGACACTGAGTCACATAACTAGGCCCATCTGCCCATGGATTTCTCAACATCCTTAATCCATGCCTGATGAAAAGGACACATaagatttcaattttcaagtATGTATCATTAGCatagtgattttttatttttatttttgaaaggcaaagataaagaattttattaaatgGCATACATGGAGCACAAGTTGTGTCCAAATCATTAGCATAGTGAATTAAAAGGTTAATTCAACTTCTATAGGGAAATAGTTCTGACTGAAGggtaaaataaaatgacttgGCATGAAATTTAAGTGAGGATAAATGATGATGCTATTTACCAGTGGATGGAGATGTTGTATGGTCCAGCATTTACTACTTTGATTGCAAGAGAATCTCCATTTCTTGCTTCCACTGTTGGGCCAGGAAACTGCCCATTTACTGTGAGTATGTTTTGGGTTCTGCACAGCCTCTTCACTGGCACAGTTTGGATCTGTTTCAATCAAACATTGAAGTAATTAGTAATTACAATTAAGAATTGCTGCAAGTCATACTTGGAAACTGATGACAAATATTGGGTGATCatcacattaaataaaaaacatttacaacAAACTCATGGTAATGATTCTCTGCAGCTGAAGCAAGGGAAGCAATGATTGAAAGTAGGCCAAGTAAGAACCAAGAGAACCATGACTTTCCAGGGAGGTGGTAAGTCTTCATTGTTGTCAATGGAGTTACTTGAGTTATGTGGCATTTGGTCTAAGGTATAGCTATTTATAGAATGATAAAGCGGGAAATGCCTAGATTAAACCTTGTTTTAACTTTGAAAGAGGATCGTTTTGGCCATTATTTAATGAGTTAACAGTACACTTAATAATTTAGGATTGTTAGTCTAACCTCACTGAGAATTTGGTGCACCCACTAGCGCAATCAGCTGTGGAATAAATGCTAGATTCTGTGGTTTAGATATATTGCAGGGAACATTATGTACGAGAATACATATGAACTATTAACAAATCATCTTCAGAAAGTGCTTCTTAAGATAACTAGTAAATACTCTTCATTCCCTTGcgtgtattaaattaaaaataggttAAAATAAGTTTGTCATTCTTACTAAATATCCGAATTTCATGTTTgttcctaataaaaaaaaatcttttttcttcctaataaaacaattgtttttatccttgattattttatttttagtccctaataaattaacgaattttatatttattttttgatattttttcatttgttattagtattttagataaatttgttattttatcatagactaaaaaaaaattcaagaaccaaaataaaaattattattttattaaggatttatgtaaaaaaattataaaaaaacataaaatttgaatatttattaggaTCTAaccttcaaaataatttattctagTTAATGcaaaatttcctttcttttctctgAATCCCTTGAATTTTGAAGAAGTCAAAATTGAGTAAGGAGAAACATTAGTCCTCCCCCCTCTTTCTTAATTTTGAACCATACaacaaaaatttatgaaaatccCTCCTCTCCCTCTGTTAAGAAAAAGTTCCGTGTTTCTTTTACCTAaagaaaaagttttaattttggtGTAGAATAGAGAAGAAATACTGATAACCACGATTTAAGTTATATTAATCTCTAATGTAATAGAAGTTGCAGCATCGTATTTTTCAATGAAAGGAAAGTACTCCCAAATCAGtaaaatttgagaaattttaattagtaattgGTCTTTTTCGTGCACTGTTAAaaaagtttgttttaaattcgtacccaaaaaagaaagaaaaggtgtTTGTGAAATCAGATCGTCTGTTCAACAATTCAAACGCCAATATGGTCCACACGATCATGCATTTTCCTAAACACACAAGTCTATATTTcctatgtttatttattatgttctcACAGTGAAACATAGGAGCATCTTATCAACCTTGGAAGAAAAGATAACTGAAAAGAAGTTAAAATAAGGGGCAGTTAAGGTCGGGTTGaattttggtttggtttggttcggtAGTGCAAAGAGTAGTAGTTCCGTGTTTGGTTGACTATACTAAAGTTATTAGCTGAAACAGTGCTTAATTTTCattagccaaaaaaaaaaagagagtggATTTAACACcttcactcactcactcactcacaatACATTAGCTAAGCTGAACAGAACATGAATGCAAGGGTCAAATGGCCACAAGGATAGCAATTAAAGTAGCAAATT
The genomic region above belongs to Glycine max cultivar Williams 82 chromosome 14, Glycine_max_v4.0, whole genome shotgun sequence and contains:
- the LOC100786719 gene encoding laccase-3, which gives rise to MKTYHLPGKSWFSWFLLGLLSIIASLASAAENHYHEFVIQTVPVKRLCRTQNILTVNGQFPGPTVEARNGDSLAIKVVNAGPYNISIHWHGLRMLRNPWADGPSYVTQCPIQPGGSYTYRFTIQNQEGTLWWHAHTGFLRATVYGALIIYPKLGSPYPFSMPKREYPLLLAEWFDRDPMVLLRQTQFTGAPPNVSVAYTINGQPGDLYRCSSQETVRVPVDAGETILLRIINSALNQELFFAIANHRMTVVATDAAYTKPFTTNVLMIGPGQTINVLVTADQTPGRYYMAARAYQTAMNAAFDNTTTTAILEYKSASCSKKNGQLPRPILPVLPAFNDTATATAYTTGIRGLSKINVFTKVDVNLYFIVGLGLINCTNPNSPRCQGPNGTRFAASINNHSFVLPTTTSLMQAYYNGIPGVFTTDFPPVPPLQFNYTGNVPRGLWTPARGTKLFKLKYGSNVQIVLQDTSIVTTEDHPMHIHGFHFFVVGSGFGNFNPATDPARFNLVDPPVRNTIGTPPGGWVAIRFVADNPGIWFLHCHIDSHLNWGLATALLVENGVGPSQSVIPPPPDLPQC